The Pantoea trifolii nucleotide sequence CGCTGCGAATAAGCCATGGAGAACGTTTCCAGAAAGATGTTTTATATTTTGAACGCTGGATAATTACCGCTGAGTCGGCAGATCCAATCTGCTGCGGCAACCGCGCTTTTAGCTGCTGCATCAGCGACTGGCGCTCCTCAATATCTTCCGTTCGGTATTTTCCGGCATACCCAAAATGCAGCATTCTGTAGTAACAGCTAACGGCGGCTTCAGCTGCTGCAGGTTCACGAAGTCGTTTTTTGATGCGTTCGTAGAAATGCTCACCACCATTGAGGTGCCCGAGAAAGTGCCCCTGCAAAGGTGTGCGTTTCCACCAGGTAGAGATATCAGTTTGCGGAAGGGTCATGATCAGTTCGTCGAGAAACACGCAGTGCGCAAATTTGATTTCTTCGCA carries:
- the tssL gene encoding type VI secretion system protein TssL, short form, which gives rise to MTFSQHNITANTLDALMQDTWLLALAVRNGQSITIDDALYQRCFNMIQQLQDQLTTAGAPASLCEEIKFAHCVFLDELIMTLPQTDISTWWKRTPLQGHFLGHLNGGEHFYERIKKRLREPAAAEAAVSCYYRMLHFGYAGKYRTEDIEERQSLMQQLKARLPQQIGSADSAVIIQRSKYKTSFWKRSPWLIRSGVLVAIIAATFIMNGHLQYLLVKG